A region from the Tachyglossus aculeatus isolate mTacAcu1 chromosome Y4, mTacAcu1.pri, whole genome shotgun sequence genome encodes:
- the KCTD11 gene encoding BTB/POZ domain-containing protein KCTD11 isoform X1, whose product MLGLMFRGRGGGPAPPAPRGGFFIDRDGQAFRYVLNFLRLGRLALPRGYGETALLRAEADFYRIGPLLDALAELDGPGAREGAAALCLFDLQAAPRLVHFSARRGPHHYDLGAELLHVYTANLFCTDPLCLAELRARFGGGGGGGGGGGGGGGGGGGDQAAAPGAPHLRLEWAPRPEALPAAEYRRLGLGPLRTQPDGREVTGRAAFLEEVLQVALGHGFRLDSVFPDPEDLLNSRSVRLVRQ is encoded by the coding sequence ATGCTGGGGTTGATGttccggggccggggcgggggtccggccccgcccgccccccggggcGGCTTCTTCATCGACCGCGACGGGCAGGCCTTCCGCTACGTGCTGAACTTCCTGCGGCTGGGCCGGCTCGCCCTGCCCCGGGGCTACGGGGAGACGGCCCTGCTGCGGGCCGAGGCGGACTTCTACCGGATCGGGCCGCTGCTGGACGCCCTGGCCGAGCTGGACGGCCCCGGGGCCCGGGAGGGCGCGGCCGCCCTGTGCCTGTTCGACCTGCAGGCCGCCCCGCGCCTGGTCCACTTCTCGGCCCGCCGCGGCCCGCACCACTACGACCTGGGCGCCGAGCTGCTGCACGTCTACACCGCCAACCTCTTCTGCACCGACCCGCTCTGCCTGGCCGAGCTCCGGGCCCGCttcgggggaggcgggggaggaggaggaggaggaggaggaggaggaggaggaggaggaggggaccaggccgccgcccccggggccccccaCCTCCGCCTGGAGTGGGCCCCCAGGCCCGAGGCCCTGCCCGCCGCCGAGTACCGGCGGCTGGGGCTGGGCCCGCTGCGGACCCAGCCCGACGGCAGGGAGGTCACCGGCAGGgcggccttcctggaggaggtgctgcAGGTCGCCCTGGGCCACGGCTTCCGCCTGGACTCCGTCTTCCCCGACCCCGAGGACCTGCTCAACTCGCGCTCCGTCCGGCTGGTCCGACAGTGA
- the KCTD11 gene encoding BTB/POZ domain-containing protein KCTD11 isoform X2, producing MLGLMFRGRGGGPAPPAPRGGFFIDRDGQAFRYVLNFLRLGRLALPRGYGETALLRAEADFYRIGPLLDALAELDGPGAREGAAALCLFDLQAAPRLVHFSARRGPHHYDLGAELLHVYTANLFCTDPLCLAELRARFGGGGGDQAAAPGAPHLRLEWAPRPEALPAAEYRRLGLGPLRTQPDGREVTGRAAFLEEVLQVALGHGFRLDSVFPDPEDLLNSRSVRLVRQ from the exons ATGCTGGGGTTGATGttccggggccggggcgggggtccggccccgcccgccccccggggcGGCTTCTTCATCGACCGCGACGGGCAGGCCTTCCGCTACGTGCTGAACTTCCTGCGGCTGGGCCGGCTCGCCCTGCCCCGGGGCTACGGGGAGACGGCCCTGCTGCGGGCCGAGGCGGACTTCTACCGGATCGGGCCGCTGCTGGACGCCCTGGCCGAGCTGGACGGCCCCGGGGCCCGGGAGGGCGCGGCCGCCCTGTGCCTGTTCGACCTGCAGGCCGCCCCGCGCCTGGTCCACTTCTCGGCCCGCCGCGGCCCGCACCACTACGACCTGGGCGCCGAGCTGCTGCACGTCTACACCGCCAACCTCTTCTGCACCGACCCGCTCTGCCTGGCCGAGCTCCGGGCCCGCttcgggggag gaggaggggaccaggccgccgcccccggggccccccaCCTCCGCCTGGAGTGGGCCCCCAGGCCCGAGGCCCTGCCCGCCGCCGAGTACCGGCGGCTGGGGCTGGGCCCGCTGCGGACCCAGCCCGACGGCAGGGAGGTCACCGGCAGGgcggccttcctggaggaggtgctgcAGGTCGCCCTGGGCCACGGCTTCCGCCTGGACTCCGTCTTCCCCGACCCCGAGGACCTGCTCAACTCGCGCTCCGTCCGGCTGGTCCGACAGTGA